The genomic segment TCCCAGATGCCCGAACGGGGACCCAGCTTGCGCCATGCCTCGCCCGCCAGACGGCCGTCGACCGAATAGACCGGGGCGCCCGCGATAATCAACGGGCTCCAGGCAGCGAGGTAGATGATGTCGGGCGCGTCGTACGCGGCGACCGTGCGCCAGCTGACGGTCACCAGCAGCGTCACCGAGAGGAGCGTGGCGAAGGAGGCCGCGACGCGCTGCCAGAGACCGAGGACGGTGAGCACACCGACGACGACCTGGAGGAACGCGACGGTGAGCCCGGCCCCGACGGGGTGCGAGAGCGCGAAGTCGCGCAGCGGCTCGGCGAGGGCCCACGGGTGCAGGGACGTCAGCCACTTGACCATGGAGCCGCGGTCGCCGCCGTCGAAGTAGACCGGGTCGCAGAGCTTGCCCATACCGGCGTAGATGGAGATGAAGCCGAGGAAGACCCGCATCGGCAGGAGCACGACGCCGAGGTTCATCCGGCGGCCGGGGTAGTACGCGTGCCGGACGGCGTCCGAGCGCCGGACCCTCGCCTCCCGCTCCTCGTCCGTCTCGCCGTCGGGTCCGGTGTCGTCGGGGAACGCGCCGTCGACGGGACCGTCGTCGTACGCGCCCACGGCCCGCCGCATCGGCGGCAGCAGGGGCCCCGCACCGGACGGTCCCTGCTGCGGCGGTACGAGCACGACCGGGTTGGGCTGGGTGTCGTCGAAGCGCGGGATGAGCTGGGTGGCCCCGGCGTCCCGTCCGTCGTCGTGCCCGGCGCCGTACTCGTCGAGACGCGCCGCCGTGCTGTTCCGCACGGCCTGGAGGAGGCCGGTGGCCCCGGGATCGCCCGGCTCCGACCGGCCGCTCCACACCACCGGGGAGCGCCTGCGGGCCGGGGCCGCCGCCCCGGCGCCGCTCATGGCGGGAATCCTGGCCGCGGGCGCGACACCGCGAAGCCGGGTGCGCTGGCCCGGGGCGAGCCGCACCCGGAAGCTGGCGTGGTTGACGATGACCTGCGCGGGGTCGCAGTCCACCTTGGTCATGCTCAGGGCGGGTTGTTCGTCGAACCGAGGCGT from the Streptomyces sp. AM 4-1-1 genome contains:
- a CDS encoding DoxX family membrane protein; the protein is MSVDTRTPRFDEQPALSMTKVDCDPAQVIVNHASFRVRLAPGQRTRLRGVAPAARIPAMSGAGAAAPARRRSPVVWSGRSEPGDPGATGLLQAVRNSTAARLDEYGAGHDDGRDAGATQLIPRFDDTQPNPVVLVPPQQGPSGAGPLLPPMRRAVGAYDDGPVDGAFPDDTGPDGETDEEREARVRRSDAVRHAYYPGRRMNLGVVLLPMRVFLGFISIYAGMGKLCDPVYFDGGDRGSMVKWLTSLHPWALAEPLRDFALSHPVGAGLTVAFLQVVVGVLTVLGLWQRVAASFATLLSVTLLVTVSWRTVAAYDAPDIIYLAAWSPLIIAGAPVYSVDGRLAGEAWRKLGPRSGIWDLRRRVLRRGAVVATVVVGLTLLIGSVLGGAVRSSGVVTVPGPDNPTNQLPGSPLPEESRDKGPSRSPEGRTPEPARSSADTKPSAEQPTPSSDTVREPGRTSGAGESSESDNTGRQPSHQSSPHRPSASSSGSSGPSSSGSDGDGGGSSSSGGSDGGGSTGGDGGGDGGTSGGGQNPIGGLLG